The following are from one region of the Pseudomonas putida genome:
- a CDS encoding DUF1624 domain-containing protein, whose product MTSATATPTLLTQRLQSIDALRGLVILIMLLDHVRETFFLHRQVSDPMAIDTTEPSLFFSRTLAHLCAPVFVMLTGLSAWLYGEKHQGRSDVSAFLFKRGLFLVVLEFTLVNFAWTFQLPPSVIYMQVIWAIGVSMIALSLLVWLPRAALIALGAIIIAGHNLLDGLHFGAESALHVPWAILHDRGWLAFSESLRLRTSYPVLPWVGVIALGYGLGPWFARGSDAGQRQHRLLLAGLIALPGFVVLRLLNGYGEAPWSAYPTLTQTLMSFFNITKYPPSLLFLALTLGCGLLLLRAFERAGQARWISALAVFGAAPMFFYLLHLYVLKLLYLASVALFGRNHGDYFGFDGIAAVWLGAVLLAVSLYLPVRWFARLKARRRDIRWLKYF is encoded by the coding sequence ATGACAAGCGCCACCGCCACCCCCACCCTGCTCACCCAGCGCCTGCAGAGCATCGATGCCCTGCGCGGCCTGGTGATCCTGATCATGCTCCTGGACCACGTCCGCGAAACCTTCTTCCTGCACCGTCAGGTCAGCGACCCGATGGCAATCGATACCACCGAGCCCTCGCTGTTCTTCAGCCGCACCCTGGCCCACCTGTGCGCGCCGGTATTCGTCATGCTGACCGGCCTGTCGGCCTGGCTGTACGGCGAGAAACACCAGGGCCGCAGCGATGTCTCGGCGTTCCTGTTCAAACGCGGGCTGTTCCTGGTGGTGCTGGAATTCACCCTGGTCAACTTCGCCTGGACCTTCCAGCTGCCACCCAGCGTCATCTACATGCAAGTGATCTGGGCCATCGGCGTCAGCATGATCGCCCTGTCGTTGCTGGTCTGGTTGCCACGTGCCGCCCTGATCGCCCTGGGCGCCATCATCATCGCCGGCCACAATTTGCTCGATGGCCTGCACTTTGGCGCCGAATCCGCCCTGCATGTGCCATGGGCGATACTGCATGACCGGGGCTGGCTGGCGTTCTCCGAAAGCCTGCGCCTGCGCACCTCGTACCCGGTGCTGCCGTGGGTCGGCGTCATTGCCCTGGGCTATGGTCTGGGCCCGTGGTTCGCCCGTGGCAGCGATGCCGGCCAGCGCCAGCATCGCCTGCTGCTGGCCGGGTTGATCGCGCTGCCGGGCTTTGTCGTGCTGCGCCTGCTCAACGGCTACGGCGAGGCGCCATGGAGCGCTTACCCAACCCTCACGCAAACCCTGATGAGCTTCTTCAACATCACCAAGTACCCACCGTCGCTGCTGTTCCTGGCCCTGACCCTGGGCTGCGGCCTGCTGTTGCTGCGCGCCTTCGAACGCGCTGGCCAGGCCCGCTGGATCAGCGCCCTGGCGGTGTTCGGCGCGGCCCCCATGTTCTTCTATTTGCTGCACCTGTATGTGCTGAAGCTGCTGTACCTGGCCAGCGTGGCGCTGTTCGGCCGCAACCATGGCGACTACTTCGGCTTCGACGGCATCGCCGCGGTGTGGCTGGGGGCCGTGTTGCTGGCGGTTTCACTGTACCTGCCGGTGCGCTGGTTCGCCCGGCTGAAGGCGCGGCGACGTGACATCCGCTGGCTGAAGTACTTCTGA
- a CDS encoding TonB-dependent receptor gives MSRTFKLHPLAACLAVSLPALADDLDREPLALPSTAITDTQGSHDIDLATPTQAGSRLGLSALETPASTSSISAEQIQQRNNLTVQDAVTRSPGISYVGSPGDGGTGLSARGFTGHSSVMTLFDGARLYTGAGTQTFPVDPWLVERIDVIRGPASVLYGEGATGAVVNVTPKKPFAGEVNNHLRLGYGSWDRQQLGLDSGGSLGERLSYRLALNQQAGNGWVDRTPSRSMALSAALRFDASDDLSFTLAHDRGDAKPANYYGTPLIDGHYRSSLRNKNYNVQDDVQHYVDEWARLNTDWTLNDHLSTSNQLYYIKSRRHWRNAEDYSWDAGRQQLLRGSYLQIRHNQEQFGDRQTFTLDHTLFGLASRTVVGAEYNKVRFNVDSNAPYNDVGGDYVDPWQPQPGWFHSASPLRPQTLSTTHTFALFAENRLQLSERLSLVTGVRRDQNHIDQAKLTDDSRSDQSLQGGNWRAGLVFAVSDDLSLYGQYATSEDGVDNLVSLNAKQMHYDLTEARQTEVGLKQRFWEGRGEWTLAAYHIVKKKLLVDDPVTHDKQQAGQQTSDGLEASLELALAHQWQVSANAAIVRARYDDYDEMVGGVAQDRAGNRPANVPRRTANLWLSKGFGQQVEAGIGARYVDERYANTANTQSAPGYTVVDANIGWQVLPDVRLGLQLNNLFDREYVQSAFSGQQWLMGTPRSYFATVDYSF, from the coding sequence ATGTCCCGTACCTTCAAGCTTCACCCCCTTGCGGCCTGCCTGGCCGTGTCCCTGCCGGCCCTGGCCGATGACCTCGACCGAGAGCCACTGGCCCTGCCATCCACGGCTATCACCGATACCCAGGGCAGCCACGACATCGACCTGGCCACCCCGACCCAGGCTGGCTCGCGCCTGGGCCTCAGCGCCCTGGAAACACCGGCCAGCACCAGCAGCATCAGCGCCGAGCAGATCCAGCAGCGCAACAACCTCACCGTACAGGACGCGGTGACCCGTTCACCGGGTATCAGCTATGTGGGTTCCCCGGGCGACGGCGGCACGGGCCTATCCGCCCGCGGCTTTACCGGGCACAGCTCGGTGATGACCTTGTTCGACGGCGCACGCCTGTACACCGGTGCCGGTACCCAGACGTTCCCGGTCGACCCCTGGTTGGTCGAGCGCATCGATGTGATTCGTGGCCCGGCCTCGGTGCTGTATGGCGAAGGCGCCACCGGGGCGGTGGTCAATGTGACACCGAAAAAGCCGTTTGCCGGCGAGGTAAACAACCACCTGCGCCTGGGCTACGGTTCGTGGGACCGCCAGCAGCTCGGCCTGGACAGCGGCGGCAGTCTCGGCGAGCGCCTGAGCTACCGCCTGGCCCTGAACCAGCAAGCCGGTAACGGTTGGGTCGATCGCACTCCGTCACGCAGCATGGCGCTAAGCGCCGCGCTGCGCTTCGACGCCAGCGACGATCTCAGCTTCACCCTCGCCCACGACCGGGGCGATGCGAAGCCTGCCAACTACTACGGCACCCCGCTGATTGACGGCCACTACCGCAGCAGCCTGCGCAACAAGAACTACAACGTGCAGGACGATGTGCAGCATTACGTCGATGAATGGGCCCGCCTGAACACTGACTGGACGTTGAACGACCACCTCAGCACCAGCAACCAGCTGTACTACATCAAGAGCCGCCGTCACTGGCGCAACGCCGAGGACTACAGCTGGGATGCAGGGCGACAGCAACTGCTGCGCGGCAGCTACCTGCAGATCAGGCACAATCAGGAACAGTTCGGCGACCGCCAAACCTTCACCCTCGATCACACGTTGTTCGGCCTGGCCAGCAGGACCGTGGTCGGCGCCGAGTACAACAAGGTCCGTTTCAACGTCGACAGCAACGCGCCCTACAACGATGTGGGCGGCGACTACGTCGACCCGTGGCAGCCGCAGCCGGGTTGGTTCCACAGCGCCTCGCCGCTGCGCCCGCAAACGCTGTCCACCACCCACACCTTCGCCCTGTTCGCCGAGAACCGCCTGCAGTTGAGCGAACGCTTGTCACTGGTCACCGGCGTGCGCCGCGACCAGAACCACATCGACCAGGCAAAGCTGACAGACGACAGCCGCAGCGACCAGAGCCTGCAAGGTGGCAACTGGCGTGCCGGGCTGGTGTTCGCGGTCAGCGACGACCTGTCGTTGTATGGCCAGTACGCCACCAGCGAGGATGGGGTCGACAACCTTGTAAGTCTGAACGCCAAGCAGATGCACTACGACCTGACCGAGGCCAGGCAGACCGAAGTGGGCCTCAAGCAGCGCTTCTGGGAGGGACGGGGCGAATGGACATTGGCCGCCTACCACATCGTCAAGAAGAAGCTGCTGGTGGATGATCCGGTCACCCACGACAAGCAGCAGGCTGGCCAGCAGACCTCCGACGGCCTGGAGGCATCCCTGGAACTGGCGCTGGCGCACCAGTGGCAGGTGTCGGCCAACGCGGCGATCGTGCGCGCCAGGTATGACGATTACGACGAAATGGTCGGCGGCGTGGCACAGGACCGTGCCGGCAATCGCCCGGCCAACGTACCGCGGCGTACTGCCAACCTTTGGTTGAGCAAAGGCTTCGGCCAGCAGGTGGAGGCCGGTATTGGCGCGCGCTATGTGGATGAGCGCTATGCCAACACCGCCAACACCCAGAGCGCCCCCGGCTACACCGTGGTCGATGCCAACATCGGCTGGCAGGTGTTGCCGGATGTAAGGCTGGGGTTGCAGTTGAACAACCTGTTCGACCGTGAGTATGTGCAGTCGGCGTTCAGTGGCCAGCAGTGGTTGATGGGTACGCCACGGTCGTACTTTGCGACGGTGGATTACAGCTTCTGA
- a CDS encoding carboxymuconolactone decarboxylase family protein, giving the protein MSMMDWDAYRKQLMAGIGDLKQLSPDTVAGYMTASGAGAKTNHLDAKTRELISLAVAVTTRCDGCIAVHSQQAVKHGASREEIAEALGVAVAMNAGAALVYSARAMDAVGKANG; this is encoded by the coding sequence ATGAGCATGATGGACTGGGACGCCTACCGTAAGCAGTTGATGGCCGGCATCGGCGATCTCAAGCAGCTTTCCCCTGACACCGTGGCAGGCTATATGACCGCCAGCGGCGCGGGGGCCAAGACCAACCACCTGGACGCCAAGACCCGCGAGCTGATCTCCCTCGCCGTGGCAGTCACCACCCGCTGCGACGGCTGCATTGCCGTGCACTCGCAGCAGGCCGTCAAGCACGGCGCCAGCCGCGAGGAAATCGCCGAGGCACTCGGCGTGGCCGTGGCGATGAACGCCGGTGCCGCGCTGGTCTACTCGGCACGGGCCATGGATGCAGTGGGCAAGGCCAACGGATGA
- the lpxO gene encoding lipid A hydroxylase LpxO, translating into MKIALVLIFALSIAYVHLRGRVRHKLTRQLGDHSSFLAPVNSFLYLFSRHPAKPYLPVEAFPELQTLQDHWKEIREEAQQLLHVGEIKKSDNYDDVGFNSFFKTGWKRFYLKWYGESHPSAMTLCPRTTELLKGIGTVKAAMFATLPPGAKLVRHRDPYAGSYRYHLGLDTPNDDGCYIDVDGEKYSWRDGEGVVFDETYIHYAANTTEHNRIILFCDIERPLKYRWATAFNRWFSRNVMAAAAAPNDAGDKTGGINRLFTRIYKIRERGKALKKRNRTRYYLEKWAFVAALVLVFIYI; encoded by the coding sequence ATGAAAATTGCACTCGTACTCATCTTCGCCCTCTCGATCGCCTATGTTCACCTGCGCGGTCGGGTTCGCCACAAGCTGACCCGTCAGCTGGGCGACCACTCCAGCTTCCTGGCCCCGGTCAACAGCTTTCTGTATCTGTTTTCCAGGCACCCGGCCAAGCCTTATCTGCCAGTGGAGGCCTTCCCCGAACTGCAGACACTGCAGGACCACTGGAAGGAGATCCGCGAGGAAGCCCAGCAGCTGCTGCATGTTGGCGAAATCAAGAAATCCGACAATTACGATGATGTCGGTTTCAACTCATTCTTCAAGACTGGCTGGAAGCGCTTCTACCTGAAGTGGTACGGCGAAAGCCACCCGTCGGCGATGACCCTGTGCCCACGCACCACCGAGTTGCTCAAAGGCATCGGTACGGTCAAGGCCGCCATGTTCGCCACCCTGCCGCCGGGCGCCAAGCTGGTACGCCACCGCGACCCATATGCCGGCTCCTATCGCTACCACCTGGGTCTGGACACGCCGAACGACGATGGTTGCTACATCGACGTGGACGGTGAGAAGTACTCCTGGCGCGATGGCGAGGGCGTGGTCTTCGACGAGACCTACATCCACTACGCGGCCAATACCACCGAGCACAACCGCATCATCCTGTTCTGCGACATCGAACGCCCGCTCAAGTACCGCTGGGCAACCGCGTTCAACCGCTGGTTCAGCCGCAACGTCATGGCCGCTGCCGCCGCCCCCAACGATGCCGGCGACAAGACCGGTGGCATCAACCGGCTGTTCACCCGCATCTACAAGATCCGCGAACGTGGCAAGGCGCTGAAGAAGCGCAACCGCACCCGCTACTACCTGGAGAAGTGGGCGTTCGTCGCGGCATTGGTGCTGGTGTTCATCTACATCTGA